In the Shewanella sp. OMA3-2 genome, one interval contains:
- the rpoD gene encoding RNA polymerase sigma factor RpoD, translating to MDHTPQSQLKLLLAKGKEQGYLTYAEVNDHLPADMVDSDQIEDIIQMINDMGIRVFEEAPDADDMMMSEDNTDEDAAEEAAAALATVESELGRTTDPVRMYMREMGTVELLTREGEIVIAKRIEEGINTVQCSVSEYPQAIAMILEQFDQYEADEIRLSDIISGFVNPDDDDVAPTATNIGSEVPDSDDDDDDDDDSDDEDEDEEEGPKGPDPEEAKEKFTQLREAYEKSLAIIAEKGRDHPEAIGSLFVIGELFKEFRLVPKQFDRLVKSMRTMMDRVRIQERLILKLVVEQAKMPKKNFVKAFTGKETNLDWFIKEVSSSKPYAEGLRMVEDDVNRCVHKLDVIEKETDLTIAGIKDINRRMSIGEAKARRAKKEMVEANLRLVISIAKKYTNRGLQFLDLIQEGNIGLMKAVDKFEYRRGYKFSTYATWWIRQAITRSIADQARTIRIPVHMIETINKLNRISRQMLQEMGREPSPEELAERMMMPEDKIRKVLKIAKEPISMETPIGDDEDSHLGDFIEDTTLELPLDSATSESLKNATHEVLAGLTAREAKVLRMRFGIDMNTDHTLEEVGKQFDVTRERIRQIEAKALRKLRHPSRSEILKSFLDE from the coding sequence AAATGACATGGGTATTCGAGTGTTTGAAGAAGCACCGGACGCCGATGACATGATGATGTCGGAAGACAACACAGACGAAGATGCAGCAGAAGAAGCTGCTGCCGCTTTAGCCACAGTTGAAAGTGAATTAGGCCGTACAACAGATCCTGTGCGCATGTACATGCGTGAAATGGGTACGGTTGAGCTTTTAACTCGCGAAGGCGAAATTGTAATTGCAAAGCGTATTGAAGAAGGTATTAATACCGTTCAATGCTCTGTGAGTGAATACCCACAAGCCATTGCAATGATCTTAGAGCAATTTGACCAGTATGAAGCTGACGAAATTCGCTTGTCTGATATTATCTCTGGATTTGTAAACCCTGACGATGACGATGTCGCCCCAACCGCCACTAACATTGGTTCAGAAGTCCCTGATAGCGACGATGATGACGATGATGATGACGACAGCGACGACGAAGATGAAGATGAAGAAGAAGGTCCAAAAGGTCCTGATCCTGAAGAAGCCAAAGAAAAGTTCACTCAATTACGCGAAGCTTATGAAAAAAGCTTAGCTATTATTGCTGAAAAAGGGCGTGATCACCCTGAAGCTATTGGTTCGCTATTTGTTATCGGTGAGTTATTTAAAGAATTCCGCCTAGTACCTAAGCAATTTGATCGCTTAGTGAAAAGCATGCGCACTATGATGGATCGCGTACGTATTCAAGAACGTCTAATTCTTAAACTTGTTGTTGAACAAGCTAAGATGCCGAAAAAGAACTTTGTAAAAGCCTTTACAGGTAAAGAAACTAATCTTGATTGGTTTATCAAAGAAGTCAGTAGCAGCAAGCCATACGCCGAAGGTTTACGTATGGTAGAAGATGACGTTAATCGTTGTGTTCACAAACTTGACGTAATTGAAAAAGAAACAGACTTAACCATTGCTGGTATTAAAGATATCAACCGTCGTATGTCAATCGGTGAAGCGAAAGCGCGTCGTGCGAAAAAAGAAATGGTTGAAGCCAACTTACGTCTGGTTATCTCTATTGCTAAAAAGTATACCAACCGTGGCTTACAATTCTTGGACTTAATCCAAGAAGGTAACATTGGTTTGATGAAAGCGGTGGATAAATTCGAATACCGTCGTGGCTATAAGTTCTCAACTTATGCTACTTGGTGGATCCGTCAAGCTATCACTCGCTCAATAGCTGACCAAGCACGTACTATTCGTATTCCAGTACACATGATCGAAACGATCAACAAGCTAAACCGTATTTCACGTCAAATGCTTCAAGAAATGGGCCGCGAGCCGTCTCCAGAAGAATTGGCAGAACGTATGATGATGCCTGAAGATAAGATCCGTAAGGTACTGAAGATCGCCAAAGAACCAATCTCAATGGAAACCCCAATCGGTGACGATGAAGATTCGCATTTAGGTGATTTTATCGAGGATACCACCCTCGAGCTACCATTAGACTCAGCAACTAGCGAAAGTCTGAAAAACGCCACACACGAAGTACTAGCAGGCTTAACAGCTCGTGAAGCGAAAGTACTGCGTATGCGTTTTGGTATTGATATGAATACCGACCACACGTTAGAAGAAGTGGGTAAGCAGTTTGACGTAACACGTGAGCGTATTCGTCAAATTGAAGCAAAAGCGTTGCGTAAACTACGTCACCCTTCTCGCTCAGAAATCTTAAAATCATTCTTAGATGAGTAA
- a CDS encoding integrase domain-containing protein translates to MAKIITPLSDTQVKQAKAKDKEYTLADGNGLQLRVRPNGSKLWILKYSQPYTKKRTNLGLGKYPDVSLSKARSLRDDVRKLLADNIDPKDHRDEQNQLKKEAIENTFGVMANKWYQLKLTKVKEETANHAWRGLTKHVLPKLSNVPISTIKPKTIITLLTPIANKGNLETVNRLCRHINEVMRLAVAEGIIEVNYLSDVTKLFPAAKSTNMLTIKPERLPELMRAIREARITRITQCLALWQLHTMTRPIEAATAHWDDIDIDNNVWVIPAERMKMKKPHTIPLTKQTLELLTTIKSMSDGTGYLFTNHRDPLKHANSQSVNVALKRMGFAGELVSHGLRALASTTLNEQGFDPDVIEASLAHVDKNEVRRAYNRAEYLERRRILMCWWSEHIEQAETTFYMSKTKGLKAVI, encoded by the coding sequence ATGGCAAAAATCATAACCCCCTTAAGCGATACACAAGTAAAACAGGCTAAAGCCAAAGATAAAGAGTACACCCTCGCTGATGGCAACGGTTTACAACTTAGAGTGCGGCCTAATGGCTCAAAGTTATGGATATTGAAATATTCACAACCGTATACAAAGAAACGTACCAACCTTGGTTTAGGTAAGTACCCTGATGTTTCTCTCTCTAAAGCAAGATCACTTAGAGACGATGTCCGTAAATTACTAGCAGATAATATTGATCCTAAAGATCACCGCGATGAACAAAATCAACTGAAAAAAGAAGCCATAGAAAATACATTTGGGGTAATGGCAAACAAATGGTATCAGCTAAAATTAACCAAGGTGAAGGAAGAAACAGCTAATCACGCATGGCGAGGATTAACAAAGCACGTCCTACCAAAACTAAGTAATGTGCCAATCAGCACGATTAAACCTAAAACCATTATTACTTTACTAACGCCTATAGCCAATAAAGGTAATCTTGAAACAGTTAATCGGTTATGCCGCCATATCAATGAAGTAATGCGACTTGCCGTAGCCGAAGGTATTATAGAAGTAAACTACCTATCCGATGTAACTAAGTTATTTCCCGCAGCTAAATCTACCAATATGCTGACAATTAAGCCTGAACGTTTACCAGAACTAATGCGAGCAATCAGAGAAGCTAGAATTACCCGTATAACCCAATGTCTAGCTTTATGGCAGCTTCATACAATGACAAGACCGATTGAAGCGGCAACCGCACATTGGGATGATATTGATATTGATAATAATGTTTGGGTTATTCCGGCTGAACGTATGAAAATGAAAAAACCCCATACGATTCCACTAACTAAACAGACATTAGAACTACTTACTACAATCAAATCTATGTCAGATGGAACTGGTTACCTGTTTACTAATCATCGAGATCCGTTAAAGCATGCCAATAGTCAGAGTGTAAACGTAGCACTTAAGCGTATGGGCTTTGCTGGTGAGCTCGTTTCACATGGCTTACGCGCGTTAGCAAGCACAACGTTAAATGAACAAGGGTTTGACCCTGATGTAATTGAAGCATCGCTCGCACATGTAGATAAAAATGAAGTGAGACGAGCTTATAACCGCGCTGAATATTTAGAGCGCAGACGGATATTAATGTGCTGGTGGTCTGAACATATTGAGCAAGCTGAAACTACGTTTTACATGTCAAAAACAAAAGGCTTGAAAGCCGTTATCTAG
- a CDS encoding helix-turn-helix transcriptional regulator — MNQYQPRIIRKPDVINETGLSKSTLYNRIKDGLFPPPISLGARAVGFVKSECEAVINAMIAEQTPEQIKSLVITLVQQRSEHKGWKL, encoded by the coding sequence ATGAACCAATACCAACCAAGAATCATCAGAAAGCCTGATGTCATTAATGAAACAGGCTTATCAAAATCCACTCTGTACAACCGCATTAAAGATGGCCTATTCCCACCACCTATCAGTTTAGGGGCTAGAGCTGTCGGATTTGTGAAGTCTGAATGTGAAGCCGTTATTAACGCAATGATAGCCGAGCAAACGCCTGAGCAGATCAAATCGCTGGTTATCACTCTAGTTCAGCAGCGTAGTGAACATAAGGGGTGGAAACTATGA
- a CDS encoding YagK/YfjJ domain-containing protein: MSYITNNLTITLDGITWWVNAKASGLVVNAIKAMINQVNAMISHHSKVHLLRFDLRMSQYTHDNKIITIFNRRLHRWLIRQYQVKSDRIGYIWCREMEKATQQHYHCVLMIDGHKVRHPIKVLEKIREIWKDLGGSEYTPKNCYYNLHRDNYESRQKAIWRISYLAKARGKGCKPSQTKNYSTSRIKKAQKV, from the coding sequence ATGTCCTATATAACCAACAACTTAACGATAACTTTAGATGGCATAACATGGTGGGTAAATGCTAAAGCAAGCGGTTTAGTCGTTAACGCGATTAAAGCCATGATTAACCAAGTAAATGCCATGATCAGTCACCACAGTAAGGTTCACTTACTTCGCTTCGATTTACGAATGAGCCAATACACCCATGACAACAAAATAATAACCATATTCAACCGTAGACTTCATCGTTGGTTAATACGTCAATACCAAGTAAAAAGTGACCGTATAGGTTATATCTGGTGCCGTGAAATGGAGAAAGCAACACAGCAACACTACCACTGCGTGTTAATGATAGATGGTCATAAAGTGAGACATCCAATCAAGGTGCTGGAAAAAATAAGAGAGATTTGGAAGGATTTAGGTGGTTCTGAATACACACCTAAAAACTGCTATTACAATCTACACAGAGACAATTACGAATCACGTCAAAAAGCCATTTGGCGCATATCCTATTTAGCTAAAGCACGAGGTAAAGGCTGTAAACCATCTCAAACCAAAAACTACAGCACCAGTAGGATAAAAAAAGCACAAAAGGTATAA
- a CDS encoding IS3 family transposase (programmed frameshift): MKTSKFSDSQILAILKQAEAGTPVPGLCREHGMSSATFYKWRAKFGGMDASMMARLKELEAENSRLKKMYAEERLKAEILKEAIEKKLVKPSRRRELAQKAVHDKAIPIAFACALFGLSESCYRYQAKLSGENAVIADWLQRLTSTHRSWGFGLCYYFLRNVKRYRWNHKRVYRIYRELELNLRIKPKKRLKRDKPDALAVPEAINECWSMDFMHDQLEDGRSIRLLNVIDDYNREGLAIEVDFSLPAERVVRTLEQIIEWRGKPKQIRSDNGPEYISAVLAAWAEKHDVELKFIQPGNPQQNAYVERYNRTVRYEWLSQYLWNSIAEVQEHATQWLWFYNNERPNTAIGGVPPKQKLALVA, from the exons ATGAAAACATCAAAATTTAGCGACAGCCAAATCTTGGCTATCCTCAAGCAAGCCGAAGCTGGCACCCCAGTTCCAGGGCTGTGCCGTGAGCACGGCATGAGCTCGGCTACCTTCTACAAGTGGCGGGCCAAATTTGGCGGCATGGACGCCTCTATGATGGCGCGATTGAAAGAGTTAGAGGCTGAAAATTCACGACTCAAAAAAATGTATGCCGAAGAGCGTCTAAAAGCCGAAATACTCAAAGAGGCCATCGAAAAAAAGT TGGTAAAGCCGTCGCGGCGGCGGGAGCTGGCGCAAAAGGCGGTGCATGATAAAGCCATTCCAATCGCATTTGCCTGTGCCTTGTTTGGACTCAGTGAGAGCTGTTATCGCTATCAGGCAAAACTCAGCGGTGAAAACGCTGTGATTGCTGATTGGTTACAGCGACTAACATCGACCCATAGAAGTTGGGGATTTGGGCTGTGTTATTACTTTTTACGTAACGTGAAACGCTACCGATGGAACCATAAGCGAGTGTATAGAATTTACCGTGAATTGGAGCTAAACCTACGGATTAAGCCGAAGAAACGCTTGAAGCGTGATAAACCGGACGCATTGGCGGTGCCTGAGGCAATCAATGAATGTTGGTCTATGGACTTTATGCATGACCAACTTGAAGATGGTCGCAGCATTAGGTTATTGAACGTGATTGATGATTACAACCGTGAAGGCTTGGCGATAGAGGTCGACTTCTCCTTACCAGCAGAGCGTGTGGTCAGAACCTTGGAGCAAATCATCGAATGGCGTGGAAAACCGAAACAAATACGCAGTGATAACGGTCCAGAGTACATCAGTGCGGTGCTGGCTGCATGGGCTGAAAAACACGATGTAGAACTGAAATTTATTCAGCCTGGCAATCCACAGCAGAATGCTTATGTAGAACGCTATAATCGGACTGTGCGATACGAATGGCTGAGCCAATATCTTTGGAATAGTATTGCCGAGGTACAGGAACATGCGACACAATGGCTATGGTTTTATAACAATGAAAGACCCAATACAGCAATTGGTGGTGTCCCACCAAAGCAAAAACTGGCACTAGTGGCCTAA
- a CDS encoding PH domain-containing protein, protein MVNISDTEVEARTGVLTHRLDKLNLKTVENIEVISTLGGRIFGYSSIYLYAYGSWVHLPFITNCDQVKASLEGKIDLLRGGNA, encoded by the coding sequence ATGGTAAACATTTCAGATACAGAAGTAGAGGCTAGGACAGGCGTGTTAACGCACCGACTAGATAAACTTAACTTAAAAACCGTCGAAAACATAGAGGTCATATCCACCCTTGGCGGTAGAATATTTGGCTATAGTTCAATATATTTATACGCCTATGGTTCTTGGGTACATCTACCATTTATCACTAACTGCGACCAAGTAAAAGCAAGCTTAGAGGGTAAAATTGATCTATTAAGGGGTGGTAATGCCTAA
- a CDS encoding DUF599 domain-containing protein: MIGSPLDYLALFTFLISWIGYTRFSKHKAKTANCIARVMHQQRIRWMTQVITKEVRVAEAALLANLERNIAFFASTTLLILAGVLTLFSQVEKLEIVIGSIPFSVSPNHALVQVKLALLAGIFVLAFFQFTWSMRQYGFVNVMIGAAPLDKTGTDINLRGYARQMAVVQDQAAHSYNHGLRSYYFAMAALCWFLHPSALIFASLFVVFTLYQREFNSRAVQAITLAQAHLEKDPAYIMNE; the protein is encoded by the coding sequence ATGATCGGTTCGCCTCTGGATTATTTAGCATTATTTACTTTTTTGATTAGCTGGATTGGTTACACACGCTTTTCAAAACATAAAGCTAAAACCGCCAATTGCATCGCCAGAGTGATGCATCAGCAGCGTATTCGTTGGATGACGCAAGTCATTACCAAGGAGGTTAGGGTAGCGGAGGCTGCGTTATTGGCTAACCTTGAGCGCAATATTGCTTTTTTTGCTTCGACGACATTACTTATTCTTGCCGGTGTACTAACGTTATTTTCACAAGTTGAAAAGCTTGAGATTGTGATTGGATCAATTCCTTTCTCGGTTTCTCCCAATCATGCGTTAGTGCAAGTTAAGCTTGCCTTACTTGCGGGTATTTTCGTATTAGCGTTTTTTCAATTTACCTGGTCGATGCGCCAATATGGTTTTGTTAACGTAATGATTGGTGCTGCACCCTTGGATAAAACCGGCACAGACATTAATTTGCGAGGTTATGCGAGGCAAATGGCGGTGGTACAAGACCAAGCCGCTCATTCGTATAATCACGGTTTACGATCTTACTATTTCGCTATGGCTGCTTTGTGTTGGTTTCTACACCCATCCGCGTTAATTTTCGCTAGTTTATTTGTGGTGTTTACCCTTTACCAACGCGAATTTAATTCTCGCGCGGTACAAGCTATTACCCTTGCTCAAGCGCATTTAGAAAAAGACCCTGCATACATAATGAATGAATAA
- a CDS encoding RluA family pseudouridine synthase: MTEFIAPPCLERIDILFQDEHLLLINKPSGLLSLSGKNPLNIDSVHYRLVQDYPGCTLVHRLDFGTSGIMLVALNKQINGLLTKQFQTGLVDKTYTAILLGEMPSSQGDIKLPIAKDDFPLMKICSATGKAAHSHYQVLGVEYLVSGQRVTKVAFTPITGRTHQLRIHSQQIGHPILGCDLYYLGQSAVLASRLMLHATTLSFIHPINSERINAQCACPF; the protein is encoded by the coding sequence ATGACAGAATTTATCGCCCCGCCTTGCCTTGAGCGTATCGATATATTATTTCAAGATGAACATTTACTATTAATTAATAAGCCTTCAGGTTTATTAAGTTTATCAGGTAAAAATCCGCTTAATATCGATTCGGTTCATTATCGATTAGTACAAGACTATCCAGGTTGTACCTTAGTGCATCGGTTAGATTTTGGTACCTCAGGTATTATGCTGGTGGCATTAAACAAACAGATCAATGGACTGTTAACTAAGCAGTTTCAAACTGGTTTAGTGGATAAAACCTATACGGCAATATTATTGGGTGAAATGCCAAGCTCCCAAGGAGATATTAAGCTACCTATTGCCAAAGATGATTTTCCATTAATGAAAATTTGCAGTGCAACGGGTAAAGCGGCTCATAGTCATTATCAAGTTCTTGGCGTTGAATACTTGGTAAGCGGTCAGCGAGTGACCAAAGTGGCTTTTACGCCAATAACAGGTCGAACCCATCAGCTGCGCATACACAGTCAGCAAATAGGCCATCCAATTCTCGGCTGTGATCTTTATTATCTTGGCCAATCAGCGGTGTTGGCTAGCCGTTTAATGCTACATGCAACCACGCTTTCCTTTATTCACCCGATCAATAGTGAACGGATTAATGCTCAATGTGCTTGTCCTTTTTAA
- a CDS encoding methyl-accepting chemotaxis protein has product MKALPVKTKLLWITSGLFLLIVLTLSLSLWWGLTDKNKILATEMDVTLQQEISQKLSARAAEYGQQIAGFINEAYRIPYSFAGMVEYTSDKEPLARSKLADLLIANLRKNVQISSMYAQFESNGYDGRDSEYLNGFNHSIQGNGGLELYYTRNDDGTVEHQQVEDPAEKYVATLNEFGIREAEWYLCVKDTKKPCLMEPYPYEISPGNNALMTSLTVPVVVNNQFKGVVGVDVNLPIFQKLIEQLSQSLYQGTAKVTLLSEKGLVVAASHYDKLARPLAESISASKASELLTLHKSNQIYHDEQTIAVAFPILIPLANATWSLVIEVPKEQAFAAITKMDDAMDEMATSLGSLLLILGVIVSVVAIGVISIVIRSIISPLNMIQKRVENLGSAEGDLTQSIHVDSHAELIALAKGFNLFITKLRDLIIGLKGLADRSQSESQKSAHIAQLTRQSVNRQYAEIDSVVTAVNQMSAAALEVAKASEQTAHETESMTKNVKEGEQRLTQAMGYVNDMSVESAQAQKAVELVSQSSGNISGILEVISSIADQTNLLALNAAIEAARAGEQGRGFAVVADEVRALASKTQNSTNQITKLIDALQSEVKNASRIIDKGAKGAQLAVEQTEMALSSLNAIVVQINEVSSQVTHIATAAEEQSMVTEEVSRNITGISDSAAELSQLADEAQQSSHSLAELVQQQHSELGKLRT; this is encoded by the coding sequence ATGAAGGCATTGCCTGTTAAAACGAAATTACTTTGGATCACATCAGGATTGTTTTTACTTATCGTACTGACTTTATCTTTGAGTTTATGGTGGGGATTAACCGATAAAAATAAAATTTTAGCGACAGAGATGGACGTAACACTACAACAAGAAATAAGCCAAAAGTTGTCAGCTAGAGCGGCAGAATATGGTCAACAAATTGCTGGGTTTATCAATGAAGCCTATCGTATCCCTTATTCATTTGCCGGTATGGTTGAGTATACGTCTGATAAGGAGCCGCTTGCTCGTTCAAAGTTGGCTGACCTACTGATAGCTAATTTACGCAAAAATGTTCAAATATCCTCTATGTATGCTCAATTTGAATCCAATGGTTATGATGGACGAGATAGTGAGTATTTAAACGGTTTTAATCATAGTATACAAGGCAATGGTGGGTTAGAGCTTTATTACACTCGCAATGATGATGGCACTGTAGAGCATCAACAAGTTGAGGACCCAGCTGAAAAGTATGTCGCCACCTTAAATGAGTTTGGGATCAGAGAAGCAGAATGGTATCTGTGTGTTAAAGACACTAAAAAGCCTTGCTTGATGGAACCTTATCCCTATGAAATATCTCCTGGTAATAATGCGCTAATGACTTCGCTGACCGTCCCTGTTGTGGTTAATAATCAATTTAAAGGTGTGGTAGGGGTTGATGTTAATTTACCTATTTTTCAAAAGCTGATTGAGCAATTATCTCAAAGCCTTTATCAGGGCACTGCCAAAGTCACCTTATTAAGTGAGAAAGGGCTGGTAGTTGCGGCCAGCCACTATGATAAGTTAGCTAGACCGCTGGCAGAATCTATTTCTGCAAGTAAGGCATCTGAATTGTTAACATTGCATAAAAGCAATCAAATCTATCATGACGAGCAAACCATAGCTGTCGCATTCCCCATTCTCATTCCACTTGCCAATGCGACTTGGTCACTGGTGATTGAGGTACCAAAAGAACAAGCGTTTGCAGCTATCACTAAAATGGATGATGCCATGGATGAAATGGCCACTTCGCTAGGGAGTTTATTGTTAATTTTAGGCGTTATTGTGTCAGTAGTCGCAATAGGTGTTATTAGCATCGTCATCCGCAGCATTATCTCACCGCTAAATATGATCCAAAAAAGGGTTGAGAACTTAGGCAGTGCAGAAGGGGATTTAACCCAATCTATTCATGTGGATTCACATGCTGAATTGATCGCTTTAGCCAAAGGCTTCAACCTATTTATCACTAAACTGCGAGACTTGATTATTGGTCTTAAAGGTTTGGCAGATCGTTCACAATCTGAAAGTCAAAAGTCAGCCCATATTGCCCAGCTAACCCGTCAAAGTGTCAATCGTCAATATGCAGAAATTGACAGTGTTGTTACTGCTGTTAATCAAATGAGTGCCGCAGCCTTAGAAGTGGCTAAAGCATCGGAGCAAACTGCCCATGAAACGGAGTCGATGACCAAAAATGTTAAAGAAGGCGAACAACGTTTAACTCAAGCCATGGGCTACGTAAATGATATGTCTGTTGAGTCAGCGCAAGCACAGAAAGCGGTTGAATTAGTGTCTCAAAGCAGTGGTAACATTAGTGGCATTTTAGAAGTGATTAGCTCTATTGCAGATCAAACTAATCTATTGGCATTAAACGCCGCTATTGAAGCGGCAAGGGCGGGTGAGCAAGGGCGAGGTTTCGCCGTTGTCGCTGATGAAGTTAGAGCATTAGCATCTAAAACCCAAAATTCTACAAATCAAATCACTAAGTTAATTGATGCGCTGCAATCGGAAGTCAAAAACGCATCAAGAATTATTGATAAAGGTGCTAAGGGAGCTCAGTTGGCCGTAGAGCAAACTGAAATGGCATTATCATCGCTGAATGCCATAGTGGTACAAATTAATGAAGTGTCATCACAGGTGACCCATATTGCCACCGCAGCAGAAGAACAGAGCATGGTTACTGAAGAGGTAAGCCGTAATATTACTGGCATATCAGATTCAGCAGCAGAATTGTCACAACTTGCGGATGAGGCACAACAAAGTAGTCATTCGCTAGCTGAGTTAGTGCAACAACAACATAGTGAATTAGGCAAGTTAAGAACCTAA
- the gabT gene encoding 4-aminobutyrate--2-oxoglutarate transaminase — protein sequence MNKTNEQLMARRQAAVAQGVSQIHPLFIERAENATVWDVEGREYIDFAGGIAVLNTGHLHPKVKAAVQAQLDDFSHTCFMVLAYESYVEVCEKLNQLVPGDFAKKTALFTSGSEAVENAVKVARAHTKRAGVIAFTSGYHGRTIAALALTGKVAPYSKGMGLMSANVFRAEFPCELHGVSEDAAMASIERIFKNDAEPSDIAAIILEPVQGEGGFYAATPSFMKRLRQLCDTHGIMLIADEVQTGAGRTGTFFAMEQMGVSADITSFAKSIAGGFPLSGITGRAEVMDAITAGGLGGTYGGSPLACAAALAVIEVFEQEKLLERANDLGARIKASITTMQSKYSQIAEVRGLGAMIAIELMENGQPAPQYCPKVLIEARNRGLILLSCGTYGNVLRVLVPLTAPDAQVDAGLAIMDDVFDVVFNR from the coding sequence ATGAACAAAACAAATGAACAATTAATGGCTCGTCGCCAAGCGGCTGTAGCACAAGGTGTGAGTCAAATACATCCGCTTTTTATTGAGCGCGCCGAAAATGCCACTGTGTGGGATGTTGAAGGCCGTGAATATATTGATTTTGCAGGTGGTATCGCTGTGCTCAATACCGGCCACTTACACCCAAAAGTAAAGGCCGCAGTTCAAGCGCAATTAGATGATTTCTCCCACACCTGTTTTATGGTATTAGCGTATGAAAGCTATGTAGAAGTATGTGAAAAATTAAACCAATTAGTGCCAGGTGACTTTGCTAAGAAAACAGCCTTGTTTACCAGTGGTTCTGAAGCGGTCGAAAATGCGGTTAAAGTTGCCCGTGCTCATACAAAGCGTGCCGGCGTTATCGCGTTTACCTCAGGCTATCATGGTCGTACTATTGCAGCATTGGCATTAACCGGTAAAGTAGCACCTTACAGTAAAGGTATGGGGCTTATGTCGGCTAATGTATTTAGAGCCGAGTTCCCCTGTGAGTTACATGGTGTGTCAGAAGACGCGGCAATGGCTTCAATTGAGCGTATTTTTAAAAATGATGCGGAGCCAAGTGATATTGCTGCGATTATTTTAGAACCCGTACAAGGCGAGGGCGGCTTTTATGCTGCAACGCCAAGCTTTATGAAACGCTTACGTCAATTGTGTGATACCCACGGTATAATGCTTATCGCTGATGAAGTACAAACCGGTGCAGGCCGTACAGGAACCTTTTTTGCGATGGAGCAAATGGGGGTGTCCGCCGACATTACCTCTTTTGCTAAGTCGATAGCCGGTGGTTTTCCATTGTCAGGTATTACCGGCCGCGCGGAAGTCATGGATGCTATTACTGCTGGTGGCTTAGGCGGTACCTATGGTGGCAGCCCATTGGCTTGTGCTGCAGCGTTGGCGGTTATTGAAGTATTTGAACAAGAAAAACTACTTGAACGAGCTAATGATCTTGGCGCACGTATTAAAGCTTCGATAACCACGATGCAAAGCAAGTACAGCCAAATTGCCGAAGTGCGTGGTTTAGGTGCAATGATTGCCATTGAGTTAATGGAAAATGGCCAACCGGCACCACAGTACTGTCCAAAAGTATTAATTGAAGCGCGTAACCGTGGATTGATTTTACTTTCTTGTGGCACTTATGGAAACGTATTACGAGTACTTGTTCCTTTAACTGCACCAGATGCACAAGTTGATGCAGGTTTGGCGATTATGGATGATGTTTTTGATGTTGTTTTTAATCGCTAA